In Persicimonas caeni, a single window of DNA contains:
- a CDS encoding CDP-alcohol phosphatidyltransferase family protein, whose amino-acid sequence MSDQQIHTENLFKIFGADASDHSPPARTFKRYFPNSLTVLRMGLAFAFPAMPQDWWLWVLAVAALTEWLDGALSRLWSVESQFGRMLDPVADKLFIVAMLFTFVWQGWLSLPILGLIALRDVTVAVACIFILLFGDRSELKRMGPRIVGKLTTALQFAFLLTLLIWREVPTWLTVLTIAFSAVAAVDYIQFYSRHIRGNPAPTNTETND is encoded by the coding sequence GTGAGTGACCAACAAATCCATACGGAGAACCTCTTCAAGATCTTCGGCGCCGATGCCTCCGACCACTCGCCGCCCGCACGCACCTTCAAGCGGTATTTCCCCAACAGCCTCACGGTGCTGCGCATGGGGCTGGCGTTCGCGTTCCCGGCGATGCCCCAAGACTGGTGGCTCTGGGTGCTAGCCGTCGCTGCGCTGACCGAATGGCTCGACGGCGCGCTGAGCCGACTCTGGAGCGTCGAGAGCCAATTTGGGCGCATGCTCGATCCGGTCGCCGACAAGCTGTTCATCGTGGCGATGCTCTTCACCTTCGTGTGGCAAGGCTGGTTGAGCCTGCCGATCCTCGGTTTGATCGCCCTGCGAGACGTGACCGTGGCGGTGGCCTGCATCTTCATCCTCTTGTTCGGGGACCGCTCCGAGCTCAAGCGCATGGGGCCTCGCATCGTGGGCAAGCTCACCACGGCCTTGCAATTCGCCTTCCTGCTCACGCTGTTGATCTGGCGAGAGGTGCCTACCTGGTTGACCGTGCTGACCATCGCGTTCAGCGCCGTGGCCGCGGTCGACTATATCCAGTTCTACTCTCGGCATATCCGAGGCAACCCCGCCCCGACCAACACCGAGACAAACGACTGA
- a CDS encoding response regulator has protein sequence MAKILVVDDSRSLRQMVCFTLREAGYDIVEATNGVEALEAAKAESTDLVLSDVNMPEMDGITLVGELRKLGSYRFTPILMLTTESTTDMKMKGKQAGATGWLVKPFDPDKLLATIKRVLR, from the coding sequence ATGGCCAAGATACTAGTCGTCGACGATTCCCGCTCCCTGCGCCAGATGGTCTGCTTCACGCTGCGTGAAGCCGGCTACGACATTGTCGAGGCGACCAACGGCGTCGAAGCGCTCGAAGCCGCCAAGGCGGAATCGACCGACCTGGTGCTCTCGGACGTCAACATGCCCGAGATGGACGGCATCACTCTGGTGGGCGAGCTGCGCAAGCTGGGCTCGTACCGATTCACGCCCATCCTGATGCTGACGACCGAATCGACCACGGACATGAAGATGAAGGGGAAGCAAGCCGGGGCGACCGGCTGGCTGGTCAAGCCCTTCGATCCGGACAAGCTGCTGGCGACCATCAAGCGCGTGTTGAGGTAA
- the cysQ gene encoding 3'(2'),5'-bisphosphate nucleotidase CysQ, producing the protein MPQKLELLSRDVARQVVELAERAGEAIMEIYETADFETQYKEDESPLTAADLAAHRVLVEGLQKLTPDVPVLSEESKGISYEERRDWGDFWLVDPLDGTKEFIKRNGEFTVNVALIRRDEPVMGVVHAPALETSYYAVKELGAFKRTADGEESIETSREVQPPLTVVVSRSHLRERDEQFIEQLRARYDEVELSPTGSALKLCLVAEGTADVYPRFGPTMEWDIGAAQCVVEQAGGVVLTEEGEPLRYNKKQLVNPFFIARTPAVELP; encoded by the coding sequence ATGCCACAGAAGCTCGAGTTGCTCAGCAGGGACGTCGCTCGGCAGGTTGTCGAGCTCGCCGAACGCGCCGGCGAAGCGATCATGGAGATTTACGAGACGGCCGACTTCGAGACTCAGTACAAAGAGGACGAGTCGCCGCTGACCGCCGCCGACCTGGCCGCCCACCGGGTTCTGGTGGAGGGCCTCCAGAAACTCACGCCCGACGTGCCCGTGCTCTCCGAAGAGTCCAAGGGCATCTCCTACGAGGAGCGGCGCGACTGGGGTGACTTCTGGCTGGTCGATCCCCTCGACGGGACCAAGGAGTTCATCAAGCGAAACGGAGAGTTCACCGTCAACGTCGCGTTGATTCGACGCGACGAACCCGTCATGGGCGTGGTGCATGCCCCGGCGCTCGAAACCTCGTATTACGCGGTCAAGGAGTTGGGGGCGTTCAAGCGCACCGCCGACGGTGAAGAGTCCATCGAGACCTCTCGTGAGGTCCAGCCACCGCTGACCGTGGTGGTCAGCCGCTCTCACCTTCGCGAGCGCGACGAGCAGTTCATCGAGCAGCTTCGCGCCCGTTATGACGAGGTGGAGCTATCTCCGACGGGCAGCGCGCTCAAGTTGTGCCTGGTCGCCGAGGGCACCGCCGACGTCTACCCACGCTTCGGGCCCACCATGGAGTGGGATATCGGCGCGGCTCAGTGCGTCGTCGAGCAGGCCGGCGGCGTCGTGCTCACCGAGGAAGGCGAGCCGCTGCGCTACAACAAAAAGCAGCTCGTCAATCCCTTCTTCATCGCTCGCACCCCGGCCGTCGAGCTTCCCTGA
- a CDS encoding STAS domain-containing protein — MNTSSQPVTLPEQLGLAQVDELHAHLVDLLETTHEIVFDAGAVDRLDAAGVQLLCAAARATQQAGGSVSWRAVSPALVRAAEQLGLSEALLLPTEDASENTSDSPTGDTDKWPRY, encoded by the coding sequence ATGAACACTTCTAGCCAGCCGGTGACTCTGCCGGAGCAACTCGGGCTCGCACAGGTCGACGAGCTGCACGCACACCTCGTCGACTTGCTCGAAACCACCCACGAGATCGTCTTCGACGCGGGCGCGGTCGACAGGCTCGACGCCGCCGGCGTGCAGTTGCTGTGCGCCGCCGCTCGAGCCACGCAACAAGCCGGTGGGTCGGTGAGCTGGCGCGCCGTCTCGCCCGCTCTGGTGCGCGCCGCCGAGCAGCTCGGGCTGAGCGAGGCTCTGTTGCTGCCGACCGAAGATGCCTCCGAGAACACAAGTGATTCCCCCACCGGAGATACTGACAAATGGCCAAGATACTAG
- a CDS encoding DUF924 family protein has translation MEKQQEILDFWFGSDYVPEEGEPEFRKEWFIKDDAFDRRIEEQFAEDLERAIRGEYDDWAETPRGRLALIILLDQFSRNLFRGSPRSWSQDLLALKLSLEGIDKGHDLELGVVERGFFYLPIEHSEDIHLQNLSVEKFGELLEIAPEIAGGENGLYDYAVRHRDVIEQFGRYPHRNEVLGRPNTPEEEEFLAKPGAGF, from the coding sequence ATGGAAAAGCAGCAAGAAATTCTCGACTTCTGGTTCGGCAGCGACTACGTGCCCGAAGAAGGCGAGCCCGAGTTTCGCAAAGAGTGGTTCATCAAAGACGACGCCTTCGACCGGCGCATCGAAGAGCAGTTTGCCGAGGACCTCGAGCGGGCCATCCGCGGCGAGTACGATGACTGGGCCGAGACGCCGCGGGGTCGCCTGGCGCTGATCATCTTGCTCGACCAGTTCTCGCGCAACCTCTTTCGCGGCTCGCCGCGCTCGTGGAGCCAAGATCTCCTGGCGCTCAAGCTCTCGCTCGAGGGCATCGACAAGGGCCACGATTTGGAGCTGGGCGTGGTCGAGCGCGGCTTCTTCTACCTGCCCATCGAGCACTCCGAGGACATCCATCTTCAGAATCTGTCGGTCGAGAAGTTCGGTGAGTTGCTCGAGATCGCCCCCGAGATTGCCGGCGGCGAGAACGGGCTTTACGACTACGCGGTTCGCCACCGCGACGTGATCGAGCAATTCGGACGCTACCCGCACCGAAACGAGGTGCTCGGGCGTCCGAACACGCCCGAAGAAGAAGAGTTCTTGGCCAAGCCGGGCGCAGGATTTTAA
- a CDS encoding response regulator, which translates to MAKILVVDDSRSLRQMVCFTLREAGYDIMEATNGVEALEVAEAESADLVLTDVNMPQMDGITLVGKLRELSSYRFTPILILTTESTTDMKMKGKQAGATGWLVKPFDPDKLLATIQRVLR; encoded by the coding sequence ATGGCCAAGATTCTAGTCGTCGACGACTCGCGCTCCCTGCGCCAGATGGTCTGCTTCACGCTGCGTGAGGCGGGCTACGACATCATGGAGGCGACCAACGGCGTCGAGGCGCTCGAGGTGGCCGAGGCGGAATCGGCCGACCTGGTGCTCACGGACGTAAATATGCCCCAGATGGACGGGATCACGCTGGTGGGCAAGCTGCGCGAGCTTAGCTCGTATCGGTTCACGCCCATCCTGATCCTGACGACCGAGTCGACCACCGACATGAAGATGAAGGGCAAGCAAGCCGGGGCGACCGGCTGGCTGGTCAAGCCCTTCGATCCGGACAAGCTACTGGCGACCATCCAGCGGGTGCTGAGGTAA
- a CDS encoding hybrid sensor histidine kinase/response regulator — protein MSANYPREVIIRAVESVSDCVEITDAQGRIEYVNRAFEEKTGWSFDEVKGKTPAEVLRSGEHSDEYYDQIWEHIQTGEPWIGRMISEAKDGRRLIQEMLITPIKDDDGEITHFIAVKRDVTKRIQLETQLLEADRLAAVGRLAAGVGHEINNPLSYVLANIEYLKRMIGKLEDSVEQATLAEMSEVLDEAAQGATQIRDVVRLLSKMARPQDSSGQVDLEKVLNFALQLVGHELKHRVELDVECDELAPVIGNKSRLTQVFVNLLINAVQSIEVGHRSEHKISVRGYMDDGEVVVQVSDNGRGIPDAIVQRIFEPFFTTKEVGQGTGMGLSICYGIVTDLGGTISVDSEEGVGTTFEVRLPPAQLPSDATSTLSDKESSVADSALHVLFVDDDALIRRVAERFLTKHHALVMASSGAEALELLQGVDFDVVVCDLMMPEMDGRELYARCVELDLPCQDRFVFITGGAFTEEAARFAETVDASTVLKPFSRRDLLDAISEVAEGAAGNVTPA, from the coding sequence ATGTCCGCCAACTACCCACGCGAGGTTATCATCCGCGCAGTGGAGAGCGTCTCCGACTGCGTCGAGATTACCGACGCACAGGGGCGTATCGAGTACGTCAATCGTGCCTTCGAGGAGAAGACCGGTTGGTCGTTCGACGAGGTGAAGGGCAAGACTCCCGCCGAAGTCTTGCGCAGCGGTGAGCACTCCGACGAGTACTACGACCAGATCTGGGAGCATATCCAGACCGGTGAGCCGTGGATCGGCCGCATGATCAGCGAGGCCAAAGATGGCCGGCGGCTCATCCAAGAGATGCTCATCACCCCCATCAAAGACGACGACGGCGAGATTACCCACTTTATCGCGGTCAAACGCGACGTGACCAAGCGAATCCAGCTGGAGACGCAGCTCCTCGAGGCCGACCGCCTCGCCGCGGTCGGGCGCTTGGCCGCGGGGGTGGGCCACGAGATCAACAACCCGCTGTCGTATGTGCTCGCCAATATCGAATACCTCAAGCGCATGATCGGCAAGCTCGAAGATAGCGTCGAGCAGGCGACCTTGGCCGAGATGAGCGAGGTCCTCGACGAGGCGGCGCAGGGCGCCACCCAGATTCGTGACGTCGTGCGTCTTTTGTCGAAGATGGCTCGCCCCCAGGATTCTTCGGGGCAGGTCGACCTCGAGAAGGTGCTCAACTTCGCGCTGCAGCTGGTCGGCCACGAGCTCAAGCACCGCGTCGAGCTCGATGTCGAGTGCGACGAGCTCGCGCCGGTCATTGGTAACAAGTCTCGCCTGACTCAAGTCTTCGTCAATCTGCTGATCAACGCCGTGCAGTCGATCGAGGTGGGCCACCGCAGCGAACACAAGATTAGTGTGCGCGGCTACATGGACGACGGCGAGGTCGTGGTGCAGGTCTCGGACAACGGCCGGGGGATCCCCGACGCGATCGTCCAACGCATCTTCGAGCCCTTCTTCACCACCAAAGAGGTGGGCCAGGGTACCGGTATGGGCCTTTCGATTTGCTACGGCATCGTCACCGACCTGGGCGGCACGATCAGCGTCGACAGCGAAGAGGGCGTGGGGACGACGTTCGAAGTGCGGCTGCCCCCCGCGCAGCTGCCATCGGACGCGACTTCGACGTTGAGTGATAAGGAGTCGTCGGTCGCCGACAGCGCGCTGCACGTGCTCTTCGTCGACGACGATGCCTTGATTCGACGTGTCGCCGAGCGTTTCCTGACCAAGCATCACGCCTTGGTCATGGCCAGCTCGGGCGCCGAGGCGCTCGAGTTGCTCCAGGGCGTCGATTTCGACGTGGTCGTCTGCGACTTGATGATGCCCGAGATGGACGGCCGCGAGTTGTACGCGCGTTGCGTCGAGCTCGACTTGCCCTGCCAGGACCGCTTCGTCTTCATCACCGGCGGCGCCTTCACCGAAGAGGCGGCCCGCTTTGCCGAGACCGTCGACGCCTCGACGGTGCTCAAGCCGTTCTCACGGCGCGACCTGCTCGACGCCATCTCCGAGGTCGCTGAAGGAGCCGCGGGGAATGTGACACCAGCCTAA
- a CDS encoding protein kinase domain-containing protein, protein MSDDSSKLPGSSASTHLQGDESAEALAATMVLGDGPESSPSDSREPPRQQLATNQTGAHVVDGRYRLVALLGQGGMGNVYKARDLELDEIVALKTLKKELVDNEKAVERFRAEVRLARRVTHHNVARTFDLGMCGNIPYLTMEFVEGDDLGCVLERKGRLSVERFMALARPICHALASAHAVGVVHRDLKPQNVIVAKSGRVVLTDFGIARATQRTERLTGEGVPLGTPAYMAPEQVQGDVELDGRADIYALGIMFFEMLTGKLPFVGNTPISTALARLVEEAPDLRDYREDVADELVQVIDRCLAKDREERFATVEALIEALEAAFEGKPISRETPTSTPDAQSPIWARGDFLRDFHTSQPVQSPSDFARLDSRPTYSTRPDAAKPNAIRRDATKAVAVLPFRHGGAEDDVYVADGLTEDLIDELSMSQSLKVRPRGAVMRYKQTDLSPREIGDELGVHVIVDGSVRRSGDRLRVRVGLVSVEDGFQIWAKRFKGTSADLFDISEDASRAIVDALTADKLATPQPVAADSSAIDLYLKARHELHASWFGDVNGAVNLFEQALAKTADDPRILSGAALAHARATFYAGRDQDRHFAAALEYANRALDITPERPEPRLALARVHFDRLDYRAALAELRKAIAAAPSNADAHDMLGRLLREIGPLDAALHHLRTALELNPYLTKARWDMVNIYALQGEWDEVDRLLALEVDGETKLNVREAARTRTDAWRDDPQWLAEGETRPVTAESPPIRFMCEYRRQAVRTGEVTEAHLAFHREAMAGSVEGSRFRIMVHQLTAESFATVGHYDEAVDQVAAAVDAGLLDLMWLDHCPIFGPMRDDPRFEESRRRVATRVEQILS, encoded by the coding sequence ATGAGCGACGACAGCTCAAAACTCCCGGGTTCGTCGGCCTCGACGCACCTGCAAGGCGACGAGTCCGCCGAAGCCCTCGCCGCCACGATGGTCTTGGGCGACGGCCCCGAGAGCAGCCCGAGCGACTCACGCGAGCCGCCGCGTCAACAGCTGGCCACCAACCAGACCGGCGCCCACGTCGTCGACGGGCGCTACCGGCTCGTCGCCTTGTTGGGGCAGGGGGGCATGGGCAACGTCTACAAGGCGCGCGACCTCGAGCTCGACGAGATTGTGGCGCTCAAGACGCTCAAAAAGGAGCTGGTCGACAACGAGAAGGCCGTCGAGCGCTTCCGCGCCGAGGTGCGCCTGGCCCGTCGCGTCACCCACCACAACGTGGCGCGCACCTTCGATCTGGGCATGTGCGGCAATATCCCGTACCTGACCATGGAGTTTGTCGAGGGCGACGACCTCGGCTGCGTGCTCGAGCGCAAGGGCCGGCTGTCGGTCGAGCGCTTCATGGCGTTGGCGCGCCCGATTTGCCACGCCCTGGCCTCGGCACACGCCGTGGGCGTCGTCCACCGCGATCTCAAACCCCAAAACGTCATCGTCGCCAAGAGCGGACGCGTGGTGCTCACCGATTTCGGCATCGCGCGCGCCACCCAGCGCACCGAGCGCCTGACCGGCGAGGGCGTCCCGTTGGGCACGCCCGCCTATATGGCCCCCGAGCAGGTCCAGGGCGACGTCGAGCTCGACGGGCGCGCCGACATTTACGCGCTCGGGATCATGTTCTTCGAGATGCTCACCGGAAAGCTTCCCTTCGTGGGCAACACCCCCATCTCGACCGCGCTCGCGCGGCTCGTCGAGGAGGCTCCCGACCTGCGCGACTACCGCGAGGACGTGGCCGACGAGCTCGTGCAGGTCATCGACCGATGTCTGGCGAAAGACCGCGAGGAGCGCTTCGCCACCGTCGAGGCGCTCATCGAGGCCCTCGAGGCGGCCTTCGAAGGCAAGCCGATAAGCCGCGAGACGCCGACCTCGACCCCCGACGCGCAGTCACCGATCTGGGCGCGGGGCGACTTTTTGCGCGACTTCCACACGAGCCAGCCCGTCCAATCACCGAGCGACTTCGCGCGCCTCGACTCGCGGCCGACCTATTCGACCAGACCGGATGCGGCTAAACCCAATGCTATCAGACGAGACGCGACCAAAGCCGTGGCGGTGCTCCCGTTTCGCCACGGCGGCGCCGAGGACGACGTCTACGTGGCCGACGGCCTCACCGAAGACCTCATCGACGAGCTGTCGATGAGCCAGTCGCTCAAGGTGCGCCCCCGCGGGGCCGTGATGCGCTACAAGCAGACCGACCTGTCGCCGCGTGAAATCGGCGACGAGCTCGGCGTGCACGTCATCGTCGACGGCTCGGTGCGACGCTCCGGCGACCGTCTGCGAGTGCGCGTGGGGCTGGTCTCGGTCGAAGACGGCTTCCAGATCTGGGCCAAACGCTTCAAGGGCACGTCGGCCGACCTCTTCGACATCAGCGAGGACGCCTCGCGCGCCATCGTCGACGCGCTCACCGCCGACAAGTTGGCCACTCCGCAGCCGGTCGCGGCCGACTCGAGCGCCATCGACCTGTATCTGAAGGCGCGCCACGAGCTGCACGCCAGTTGGTTCGGCGACGTCAACGGGGCGGTCAACCTCTTCGAGCAGGCGCTCGCCAAGACCGCCGACGACCCGCGCATCTTGTCGGGCGCCGCGCTGGCCCACGCCCGCGCCACCTTCTACGCGGGCCGCGACCAAGACCGGCACTTCGCCGCCGCGCTCGAGTACGCCAACCGCGCCCTCGACATCACCCCCGAGCGCCCCGAGCCGCGTCTGGCGCTGGCGCGCGTCCACTTCGACCGCCTCGACTACCGCGCCGCGCTCGCCGAGCTTCGCAAGGCCATCGCCGCCGCCCCGTCAAACGCCGACGCGCACGACATGCTCGGCCGGCTCTTGCGCGAAATCGGCCCGCTCGACGCCGCGCTCCACCACCTGCGCACCGCCCTCGAGCTCAACCCGTACCTGACGAAGGCTCGCTGGGACATGGTCAACATCTACGCGCTCCAAGGGGAGTGGGACGAGGTCGACCGGCTGCTCGCCCTGGAGGTCGACGGCGAGACCAAGCTCAACGTGCGCGAGGCCGCTCGCACCCGCACCGATGCTTGGCGCGACGACCCTCAATGGCTCGCCGAGGGAGAGACGCGCCCGGTCACCGCCGAGAGTCCGCCCATTCGGTTTATGTGTGAATATCGCCGCCAGGCGGTGCGCACCGGCGAGGTGACCGAGGCCCACTTGGCGTTCCATCGCGAGGCGATGGCCGGAAGCGTCGAGGGGAGCCGATTCCGCATCATGGTCCACCAGCTCACCGCCGAGAGCTTCGCCACGGTGGGGCACTACGACGAAGCCGTCGACCAGGTCGCCGCGGCCGTCGACGCCGGCTTGCTCGACCTGATGTGGCTGGACCACTGCCCCATCTTCGGGCCGATGCGCGACGACCCGCGCTTCGAGGAGTCTCGAAGGCGGGTCGCCACACGCGTCGAACAGATTCTTTCTTAA
- a CDS encoding ATP-binding SpoIIE family protein phosphatase, producing MSITTTPHPERAELTNKGRQRSDLSQSTTSSRGRVLVAEDTPSERMVLRRLIEREGFEVVEATDGVEALELFAKHRFDLVLLDGMMPRRNGFEIVGEIKEMSGERFVPVIFVTGMDHEDALIACIEHGGDDVITKPFSHPMLRAKIGAMERIRDLYRERLQLSRRIAHDSAMAQQIYERAIFSGNIAVDRLQTWFAPAELFSGDVMLSAFRPDGGLDLLLGDFTGHGMAAAIGALPVADTFRHLSSRGASPAAIMEAIDERVHAILPVEMFFSACFVSLSAKLDHVDVWNAGMPDVLVVDRDGDKIKARATSRQIALGIQPIGRDPSREAVVERIPVHRGDRVVMYTDGVIEAANEYDEFFGQARLESAIVEARSAVDICDHIERRVTSFQAGRARDDIGLVVLGCEPWAVRETSVSTAGPERAAQTGERWQWQRLVRGVALARTDPVAEALESFQAESGAEGCREELSVVECIVNELYSNAVNHGVLGISGGLRSTADGFARYYATRKRRLSELDGGWVQLSMSWEAAHDHGGKLRVVVEDSGNGFDYRRLDRHKTSMSPGQHGLTLVRELCDTLRFSRGGRRVEATYWYECECDHAS from the coding sequence ATGAGTATCACCACCACACCGCACCCCGAACGCGCCGAGCTCACCAACAAGGGGCGGCAACGCTCCGACTTATCACAATCGACCACGAGTAGTCGCGGCAGGGTGCTGGTCGCCGAGGACACCCCGTCGGAGCGCATGGTGCTGCGACGCCTGATCGAGCGCGAGGGCTTCGAGGTCGTCGAGGCCACTGACGGGGTCGAGGCGCTCGAGCTGTTCGCGAAGCATCGCTTCGATCTGGTGCTGCTCGACGGGATGATGCCCCGGCGAAACGGCTTCGAGATCGTCGGCGAGATCAAGGAGATGAGCGGAGAGCGCTTCGTGCCGGTTATCTTCGTGACGGGCATGGACCACGAGGACGCGCTGATCGCGTGCATCGAGCACGGCGGCGACGACGTGATCACCAAGCCGTTCAGCCACCCGATGCTGCGCGCCAAGATCGGCGCGATGGAGCGCATCCGCGACCTTTACCGAGAGCGGCTGCAGTTGTCGCGACGCATCGCCCACGACAGCGCGATGGCCCAACAGATCTACGAGCGGGCGATCTTTTCGGGCAATATCGCCGTCGACCGGTTGCAGACCTGGTTTGCCCCGGCCGAGTTGTTCAGCGGCGACGTCATGCTCAGCGCCTTTCGGCCCGACGGAGGCCTCGACTTGTTGCTGGGCGACTTCACCGGCCACGGCATGGCCGCGGCCATCGGGGCGCTGCCGGTGGCCGATACCTTCCGCCACCTGAGCAGCCGCGGCGCCTCGCCCGCGGCGATCATGGAGGCGATCGACGAGCGCGTCCACGCCATCCTGCCCGTCGAGATGTTCTTCTCGGCGTGTTTCGTGTCGCTGAGCGCCAAGCTCGACCACGTCGACGTGTGGAACGCGGGCATGCCCGACGTGCTGGTCGTCGACCGCGACGGCGACAAGATCAAAGCCCGGGCGACGTCGCGCCAGATCGCCCTGGGCATCCAGCCCATTGGGCGAGATCCGTCGCGCGAGGCGGTCGTCGAGCGCATCCCCGTGCATCGGGGCGACCGCGTGGTGATGTATACCGACGGCGTGATCGAGGCGGCGAACGAGTACGACGAATTCTTCGGCCAAGCACGTCTCGAGTCGGCCATCGTCGAGGCCAGATCGGCGGTCGACATCTGCGACCATATCGAGCGCCGCGTCACAAGCTTTCAAGCCGGTCGCGCGCGCGACGATATCGGGCTGGTCGTGCTGGGGTGCGAGCCGTGGGCGGTACGCGAGACGTCGGTGTCGACGGCGGGCCCGGAGCGCGCGGCCCAGACAGGTGAACGCTGGCAGTGGCAGCGGCTGGTCCGCGGGGTGGCGCTCGCCCGCACCGATCCGGTCGCCGAGGCGCTCGAGAGCTTCCAGGCCGAGTCGGGCGCCGAGGGATGCCGCGAGGAGCTAAGCGTGGTCGAGTGTATCGTCAACGAGTTGTACTCCAACGCGGTCAATCACGGGGTGCTGGGCATCAGCGGGGGCCTACGTAGCACCGCGGACGGGTTTGCACGCTACTACGCCACGCGCAAGCGACGCCTCTCCGAGCTCGACGGTGGGTGGGTGCAACTGTCGATGAGTTGGGAGGCCGCCCACGACCACGGCGGCAAGTTGCGAGTCGTCGTCGAGGACAGCGGCAACGGCTTCGATTACCGGCGTCTGGACCGACACAAGACGAGCATGTCCCCGGGCCAGCACGGCCTGACGCTGGTGCGCGAGCTGTGCGACACGCTGCGCTTTTCGCGCGGGGGACGCCGCGTCGAGGCGACCTACTGGTACGAGTGCGAGTGCGATCACGCCAGCTAA
- a CDS encoding endonuclease/exonuclease/phosphatase family protein, translating into MGDDLTKSKGLSRRGFLRGMIGAAAGVGALSSGCGMLSTDIGPIAVRHPSWHDDARLRADRVDPIRLKVVSYNVAHWKGGDGKTDAQRIVDVLAPLEPDVIALQETDMARVDGTDQPRLDYIAQALGHQVITVPDEDAGYCYRRNALMTRFPINEVNCIDISRPGRDKRGLLEAELMVGDEIVRVIGTHLGLDSDERARQITDLLNWLFGRPKHRGAVVMGDFNEWFGGSANFAALERYLGESRGPSTFPAEAPLFHLDRIWSNPVDGIKKVGVPRNALTKIASDHLPIWAHVEL; encoded by the coding sequence ATGGGCGACGATCTCACCAAATCGAAAGGACTCTCACGCCGCGGATTTCTCCGGGGCATGATCGGGGCGGCCGCAGGGGTCGGCGCCCTCTCGTCGGGCTGCGGGATGCTCTCCACCGACATCGGCCCCATCGCGGTGCGCCACCCCTCTTGGCACGACGATGCGCGCCTGCGCGCCGACCGCGTCGACCCGATCCGCTTGAAAGTCGTCTCCTACAACGTCGCGCACTGGAAGGGCGGCGACGGCAAGACCGACGCCCAACGCATTGTCGATGTCCTGGCGCCGCTCGAGCCCGACGTCATCGCCCTGCAGGAGACCGATATGGCGCGCGTCGACGGCACCGACCAGCCTCGCCTCGACTATATCGCCCAGGCGCTGGGCCATCAGGTCATCACCGTGCCCGACGAGGACGCCGGCTATTGTTATCGCCGAAACGCGCTGATGACGCGCTTTCCGATCAATGAGGTCAACTGCATCGACATTTCGCGCCCCGGGCGCGACAAGCGCGGCCTGCTCGAGGCGGAGTTGATGGTCGGCGACGAAATCGTGCGCGTCATCGGCACCCACCTGGGCCTCGACTCCGACGAGCGCGCCCGCCAGATCACTGACTTGCTCAACTGGCTCTTCGGCCGTCCCAAGCACCGCGGGGCGGTAGTCATGGGCGACTTCAACGAATGGTTTGGCGGCAGCGCCAACTTCGCCGCCCTCGAGCGCTACCTGGGCGAGTCGCGCGGGCCGTCGACCTTCCCGGCCGAAGCACCGCTGTTCCACCTCGATCGCATCTGGTCCAACCCCGTCGACGGCATCAAAAAGGTCGGCGTGCCGCGCAACGCGTTGACCAAAATCGCCAGCGATCACCTGCCCATCTGGGCCCACGTCGAGTTGTAA